From Myotis daubentonii chromosome 7, mMyoDau2.1, whole genome shotgun sequence, a single genomic window includes:
- the DBI gene encoding acyl-CoA-binding protein: MSQAEFDKAAEDVKNLKTKPADDEMLFIYSRYKQATVGDVNTERPGMLDLKGKAKWDAWNALKGTSKEDAMKAYVNKVEELKKKYGM, from the exons ATGTCTCAG GCTGAGTTTGACAAAGCTGCTGAGGATGTTAAGAACCTCAAGACCAAGCCAGCAGACGATGAGATGCTGTTCATCTACAGCCGCTACAAACAGGCGACTGTGGGTGACGTGAATACAG AACGGCCTGGGATGTTGGACCTCAAAGGCAAGGCCAAGTGGGACGCCTGGAATGCGCTGAAAG GGACGTCCAAGGAAGATGCCATGAAAGCGTACGTCAACAAAGTAgaagaactaaagaaaaaatacgGAATGTAG